Proteins found in one Zea mays cultivar B73 chromosome 1, Zm-B73-REFERENCE-NAM-5.0, whole genome shotgun sequence genomic segment:
- the LOC103643400 gene encoding uncharacterized protein — translation MAAAEAAPPPILELDPSHDRAVSVVEDIVRLERRIFPKHESLARSLHDELKRRNSGLIYKTSSADEGEVIGYAMYTCNTSLCATITKLAVKENCRRQGHGEALLAGAVERCRRRKVQRLSLHVDPTRTAAVALYRKAGFQVDTTVEGYYAPHRDAYRMFLDL, via the exons atggcggcggcggaggcggcgccACCGCCGATACTCGAGCTGGACCCGTCGCACGATCGAGCCGTCAGCGTTGTCGAGGACATCGTGCGTCTAGAGCGGAGGATCTTTCCGAAGCACGAATCGCTGGCGCGGTCCCTGCACGACGAGCTAAAGCGGCGGAACTCCGGGCTGATCTACAAGACGTCCAGCGCCGACGAGGGGGAGGTCATCGGGTATGCCATGTACACCTGCAACACATCCCTCTGCGCCACCATCACCAAGCTCGCCG TGAAGGAGAACTGCAGGCGGCAGGGCCACGGCGAGGCGCTGCTGGCGGGCGCAGTGGAGCGGTGCCGGCGGCGGAAGGTCCAGCGGCTCTCCCTCCACGTCGACCCCACGAGGACGGCTGCCGTGGCGCTGTACCGCAAGGCCGGGTTCCAGGTCGACACCACCGTCGAGGGCTACTACGCGCCTCACAGGGACGCCTACCGGATGTTCTTGGATCTGTAG